In Truepera sp., the sequence CCCGCGATCGTGGACGGTCGGCGGCTCATCGATGGCGGCATCGGTTCGCCGGTGCCGCTGAGCACGCTCGACGATCTCGAGGTAGACGTAGCCATCGGCATCGGCGCGGGCATGGAGGCGGCCGACTCCAGCGCCATCCGGCTGGCGCGGCGCATCCTCGCCTCGGACGGCGCTCAGCGCTGGCAGTCGCGTGCAGCAAGCGCGACTCCGAAGGGTGCCTTCGGGCGCCTGGGCCGGGCCCTGGCCTTCGCGGCCGGCGGTTGGGCGGTTGCAGGCGGAGAGAACCACGACCCGGAGCCAGAAGGGCAGACCTGCCGGCATTTCGAGGTGCACACCCGGCCGCCCATCCACTGGCTGAACTTCAACCGCGCGGGTGAGGCCATCCGCGCCGGCGACGCGGCGCTGAGCCGACTGATGCCCACGCTGCAACTCGCCATGGCGCAAGTCTGAGCCCGCGCTCGGGCACGGTCAGAGGATCCGCTTACCCAGCAAGCTGGCCGCCATCTCCACCAAGATGGCGGCCGTCTCGTTGGCCCTGTCGACGATGGGGTTGACCTCGACCAGGTCGAGGCTCGTCACCCGCTCGGAGTCGGCCAGCAGTTCCATGAGCAGGTGCGCCTCGCGGTACGAGAGGCCGCCGGGCTCGGGGGTCCCGACCCCGGGCGCGATGCTCGGGTCGAGGGCATCGGCGTCGAAGGACACGTGGAGGCGCTCCAGGCGCCCCAGCTGTTCCAGGGCCGCGGACGCCAGGTACGCGACGCCGTGCAGGTCGACGTCCTTCATCGTGAAGGCCGTGACGCCGAGTTCCGCCAGGAGCTGGCGTTCGCCGGGATCCACGCTGCGAAGCCCGAAGTAGACCACGTGCTCGGGTCTGACCACGGCCCCACCGCCCCACATGGACGTGAAGCGTTCGTCGCCCAGCCCCAGCAGGTGTGCCACCGGCATGCCATGGACGTTGCCCGACGGGCTGGTGGCCGGGGTGTTGATGTCGGCGTGGGCGTCGACCCATAGGAGGCCGGTGTCGTGACCGTGGCTGAGCCCCGCCACCGTGCCCATGCTGATCGAGTGATCGCCACCGAGCGTGACCACGAAGTCGCTGGCCGGCAGGCCCCTCAGCGTGCGCAGAACGGTGGTGCACGTGGCGGCTATCGCGTCCGCGTGGTGCGGCCCGGCCAGGGACGGTAGGTGCTCGGAGGCCTCGGCGAGCGGCGTGTCGACGTTGCCCAGGTCGACGACCTCGAGGCTCAACTCCCGCAGGGCCGGGGCCAATCGGGCGAGGCGCAGGGCGCTCGGGCCCATGTCTACACCGCGGCGGCCCGCTCCTAAGTCCATGGGCACGCCCAATACTTTGACTTTCCGCATGTGGGTCACGCTAGCATGGGCGCCCCGCAAGCACGGGCCCGGTCAGCGCTTGACGCCGGCGGGCCGCTTCCAACTCCGGCCGGCTTCCTCGAGGAGCGCGTAGGCGGCGTGCGGACCCATGCCCCCCGCCTCGTAGAACTCGGGCGTGGGTTTGCGGAAGTCGATGTAATCGATGATCGGGTCGATTATCCGCCACTGCGCCTCGACCTCGTCGGCACGCATGAACAGCGTCGGGTCGCCCTCCATGACGTCGAGCAGGAGCGTCTCGTAGGCCTCCGGGACGCTGCCCTCGAAGCTGGTCTGATAGGTGAAGTCGAGGCCGATCCGGTCCAGCTCGACCCGCTGCCCCGGCCGCTTGCCGTTGAAGCGGATGGTCATGCCCTCGTTCGGGACGATGCGCAAGACGAGCCGGTCCGTGTTGACGGGAGCCGACAGCTTGAAGGGCACGTGCGGGGGCGCCTTGTACTGCAGCACTATCTCGCTCGCCTTGGCCTCGAGGCGCTTGCCGGAGCGCAGGTAGAAGGGCACTCCGGCCCAACGCCAGTTCTCGACGTTGAGCTGCATGGCGGCGAACGTGGCCTGCTTGGAGCTGGGGTCGACCTCCGG encodes:
- the rocF gene encoding arginase; translated protein: MRKVKVLGVPMDLGAGRRGVDMGPSALRLARLAPALRELSLEVVDLGNVDTPLAEASEHLPSLAGPHHADAIAATCTTVLRTLRGLPASDFVVTLGGDHSISMGTVAGLSHGHDTGLLWVDAHADINTPATSPSGNVHGMPVAHLLGLGDERFTSMWGGGAVVRPEHVVYFGLRSVDPGERQLLAELGVTAFTMKDVDLHGVAYLASAALEQLGRLERLHVSFDADALDPSIAPGVGTPEPGGLSYREAHLLMELLADSERVTSLDLVEVNPIVDRANETAAILVEMAASLLGKRIL